A window of Candidatus Scalindua japonica genomic DNA:
GCCAACTTTGGTGCCTTTGTTGATATTGGTGTACACCAGGACGGCCTTGTCCACATCTCAGAAATTTCCAATAAATTCGTAAAGGACATAAAAGGTCATGTGTCCGTTGGAGATATCGTCAAAGTCAAAGTCCTTGAAGTTGACGTTGATAGAAAAAGGATATCTCTTTCGATGAAACATCTGTCTCGGTAATAACAACAGCAGAAATGACTAATTGACTAAAATAGTCATTGTCACAATTTTGAACCATCAGCATTGATGAATTTAAAGATCTTCTATTGTATCGAGTTACTAAACAGGTTTACATTCAGTAAAAGTCTATCATAATTAACAACTTTAAAAAGAACTGCAAGTTATTACAACAATGCTGAATCAAAGTGTCAGTAAAATCTAAGATATTTTATTTGCAAACCCCAACTGTTACCCATATCAGGAACCCGGCACATAGCGTTAATCCGATTATAGCCCCGTATAATGTTAGCTTCTCTTTCTTGTTCATAATATGTATATTCCGGTTTTTGTCCTAAAATAAAAACTAAGCCATTGGCAAATACGTTTCTCCACGAAAATCACGATTATTATTAAAAAGCTGTTAATATCAAATTTCATGCCATCACAACCTGTAATCAATACCAATACGTATGTCATTTCCCGATTGATAGTTACCGTTTTCATCAAGAAAATCAAATATTCGTTTTGTTATAAAACCATAACAAAATTCGTTATGGTTTTATAACAAACAGTTACCGTTTCGGCTTGTAAATCTCCTTGTAGTTATGTAACATTACAGGAAATTTCAAATTGGGATACTGCTTTTTTCTTAAAACAATCTCAGAGAATAATCGAATATATAATAATATTGTAGTCTTGCAGACGGAGATAACAGGTTGATAGTTTGTCACCGCAATTGCCTGAAGTGAACCCTTTGTGTATTTAGCGACTTGGCATGAGGAAGGAATATATGGAAAATATAGAAATATTAATTCACAGGTTAAATAATGTCCTGGGGATAATAGAATCCTGTATTAATCGGTTGAAAAGTGCTGATGCAAATACATTTAATAAGAGGTGGTTTAATATGAAAGAGGTAATCATTGTTACCGGAAGAGATAGGCTCAGTAAAGAGATAGCTTTATATAATAAGCTGGAGAACACGATAGAAAACAGATTTGCGGGAATATACTACAAGATTGACAAACAGCTCTCTGAGGCAGATTTAAACTACAAGGCCATGTTCGATCTACTTGATGAACCTGGTGATTATTCAGAAGAAAACAAAGTTGTGCTATTAACCAATGGGGACAAACTGGTAAAACTTCTTAAAGATATTATATCCAGACTGTCCCGACCAGAACCAGAAAATGATAGCTGATTTTTCCAAAAGGTTAGTATACCAGCCTGAATGACTCATCCGGGCGAGTAAGTCTGGTAGACGCATCCTTTAATTTTCGTTATTTACAGAAAAAAAATCTCATATACCTACCAGATAATGAGGAATATTCACCAAGGCAGAAGTGACTACTGTACATAGAGCAAAACTATTCAATCCATGTAATAATAGATAATGGAAGGAGATAAAAGATTGAATTACAGAAAAAACAGAATTTTGGTCATTGATGACGAGCCGGGTTGGTGTACATTGTTAAAATCCGGACTTCAAGAACACGACCTGGAGGTTGAGTATGAAACTGAGGCCGAAAATGCTTTAAAGGCAATCAGCTCTTTTAAACCTGACGCAGTGTTACTTGATGTACTATTTGGTAATGTTAGCAAAGGTAAATTAGTATTTAAACATATAAAAAAGAGTTATCCGAATCTCACTATTATAATGCTCTCCAGTACAGTGGCGGATGATGATTTCATGCTTAAAGATTACCCGGAATGTGCCTTTGCTTTTGCAAAAAACCAGCTAAACTCTGGTATAGATGGCATTTATAGAAGTTTTACTGAGAAGATCAGGCGTGCTATCAGGAATACGGAAGCAACCTCAGATTCTCTACAAAAGGAGTTTGACTTTGTTATTGGCAAGACTACGGCTATGAAAAAAGTGTGTAAAGACATTTTAAATGCTGCTGCCACAAACGCAACCATATTGATTACGGGTGAAAGTGGTGTAGGAAAGGGCTTGATTGCAAGTGCAATTAAAGACAATAGCAATAGAAGTGATAAACAATTTGTAATAAAAAGTTGTACTGACTTTCCTAGTGATAACATTCTGATAAGTGAACTCTTCGGCCATGAAAAGGGAGCTTTTACAGGAGCAGAAGAGAGCCATCATGGAATTCTTGAAGAAGCCTGTGGAGGAACTGTATTTATTGACGAAATAGGTGACGCCTCACTGGAAGCGCAAGGACGGTTATTGAGATTCTTACAGGAAAAGACAATACGGAGAATGAAAGGAAAGAAAGATATCAAGATAGATGCCAGGGTTATTATGGCAACAAACAAAAACCTTCAGAGCTTAATAAGAGC
This region includes:
- a CDS encoding sigma-54-dependent transcriptional regulator is translated as MNYRKNRILVIDDEPGWCTLLKSGLQEHDLEVEYETEAENALKAISSFKPDAVLLDVLFGNVSKGKLVFKHIKKSYPNLTIIMLSSTVADDDFMLKDYPECAFAFAKNQLNSGIDGIYRSFTEKIRRAIRNTEATSDSLQKEFDFVIGKTTAMKKVCKDILNAAATNATILITGESGVGKGLIASAIKDNSNRSDKQFVIKSCTDFPSDNILISELFGHEKGAFTGAEESHHGILEEACGGTVFIDEIGDASLEAQGRLLRFLQEKTIRRMKGKKDIKIDARVIMATNKNLQSLIRADKFREDLFYRLNQYKILVPSLRERKDDIPDFLAYFIRKFNKEDDKNILVETKNGEKDYLRADVLELLKRYDWPGNIREFENTVRRAMINAGDSNILQTDYFDFDVKGEIEKQPSDIEKLIDEIFKKKWRGKDKWMKFAKIYTTNGGRKEILQKCVQRLKSDRQNSNIRYQDLADLFGITENNMRQQFHVLEINWKDLKK